From Bradysia coprophila strain Holo2 unplaced genomic scaffold, BU_Bcop_v1 contig_324, whole genome shotgun sequence, the proteins below share one genomic window:
- the LOC119079390 gene encoding peflin isoform X2 yields MSYQGGYPGQGGGYPGQQPQPGYGAPGGYQQPSAGGYAPQPAGGYAPPTAGGYPPTNVPGVSSDTQRLFGMVDRDRSGKISADELKTALVNGKGENFSDVACKLMIGMFNRDKSGTVDIHEFEKLYAYINQWLSVFKTYDRDASGHIDETELAQALGQMGFRFSQNFIKFLVGKSDPKLHKEVSVDQFIVLCIQIQRFTEAFRARDQQQNGTITINFEDFLTVALDCST; encoded by the exons GGCG GCTATCCGGGACAAGGTGGTGGATATCCGGGACAACAGCCACAG CCTGGCTATGGTGCACCAGGAGGCTATCAACAACCGTCCGCAGGCGGATATGCTCCACAACCAGCTGGAGGATATGCTCCACCAACAGCCGGAGGATATCCACCGACAAATGTTCCTGGTGTATCGTCGGACACGCAACGACTCTTCGGTATGGTAGATAGGGATCGTTCTGGGAAAATCAGTGCAGATGAGTTAAAGACGGCCTTGGTCAATGGAAAAGGAGAGAATTTCTCGGATGTAGCGTGCAAATTGATGATTG GTATGTTTAACCGAGACAAAAGTGGCACTGTGGACATCCATGAATTCGAGAAATTGTACGCCTACATCAATCAATGGCTGTCTGTGTTCAAAACCTATGATCGTGATGCGTCTGGTCACATTGATGAAACCGAATTGGCGCAag CTCTCGGCCAAATGGGTTTCCGTTTTTCGcagaatttcatcaaatttctgGTTGGCAAGAGTGATCCGAAATTGCACAAAGAAGTGTCTGTCGATCAGTTCATCGTGCTGTGCATTCAAATTCAACGATTCACTGAAGCATTCCGTGCGCGTGACCAGCAACAGAACGGCACCATTACCATTAATTTCGAGGATTTCCTGACTGTCGCTCTGGATTGTTCGACGTAA
- the LOC119079687 gene encoding mucin-2-like, producing MGKWINATPAQTANSYLEDVANKVKGMPGGSNIKIPTAPGGGTVVIKNPPAIPTVASTTTKAPTTTTTTKAPMTTTKAPMTTTKAPTTTTTKAPTATNVATTMQVSITTTTQAPTSTQALTSTQAQTSTQAPTSTQFHSTTQVQSTTQVQSTTQVQITTQVQSTTQVPTTMQVSTTTQVPSTTQIPSTTQVPSTTQVPSTTQVPSTTQVPTITQVPTTTHVSTSTQVLTTPTTQVWSTTSSSTTIMSTSTTKVPITIAITTTTIPRTTITGNELSTQIVDRSLIVIQLVSQLIKVYTSKLETGCGWCDCCNIYVT from the exons ATGGgtaag TGGATCAACGCTACACCAGCACAAACAGCCAATTCTTACTTGGAAGATGTTGCAAATAAGGTTAAGGGAATGCCAGGTGGAAGTAACATCAAAATTCCAACTGCACCAGGAGGCGGGACTGTAGTCATCAAGAATCCACCCGCTATTCCGACGGTTGCATCAACAACAACGAAGGCACCgactacaacaacaacaacaaaggcACCGATGACAACAACAAAGGCACCGATGACAACAACAAAGGCACcgacgacaacaacaacaaaggcGCCGACGGCAACGAACGTGGCTACCACAATGCAAGTATCAATTACAACAACGACGCAAGCACCGACTTCAACGCAAGCACTGACTTCAACTCAAGCACAGACTTCAACGCAAGCACCGACTTCAACGCAATTTCATAGTACCACACAAGTACAGAGTACCACACAAGTACAGAGTACCACACAAGTACAGATTACCACACAAGTACAGAGTACCACACAAGTACCGACTACAATGCAAGTATCGACTACAACGCAAGTACCGAGTACAACGCAAATACCGAGTACAACGCAAGTACCGAGTACAACGCAAGTACCGAGTACAACGCAAGTACCGAGTACAACGCAAGTACCAACTATAACCCAAGTACCGACCACAACGCATGTATCGACTTCAACGCAAGTACTTACTACACCAACGACCCAAGTTTGGAGTACAACATCATCGTCCACTACAATCATGTCAACTTCAACCACTAAAGTACCAATAACAATAGCAATCACGACAACAACCATACCACGTACCACAATTACTGGAAACGAACTCAGTACTCAAATTGTCGATAGAAGTTTGATCGTAATTCAACTCGTTTCTCAACTAATAAAAGTATATACTTCAAAACTTGAGACAGGGTGCGGGTGGTGTGATTGTTGTAATATTTACGTGACATAA
- the LOC119079364 gene encoding uncharacterized protein LOC119079364: MNLILHLIFCGLFASSALSILDVKTPVKRHIWRGNYVSQAVEEPRYVQTKGGRSEPAILNRHISKPQCVPYENGIKSHPNSCQMYVNCVDGQVFVDTCSEGFLFNDATKECDFASEVTCSSLRQNARLYSAQQTSYDDTTHYTDTDRQVISQFKCPHEGIFEHPHDCTKFIQCAHSGLFVQSCGPGTMFNSALLVCDWPKNVNCNKNVNANIQSEKPSHKSEFPSNQEGQDKRPAGDDYDFDFDVRMSDTDSRTINNNNNNNDQHHRVYSTSAVQNEHSQSFNQHHNIPSQTHSTNSRSGHRVNDQYPQQSYPQTSSHTNVQHSQHIPERDLLPPLRTIPHHTSDTAFTQQQETYPATSQSRAFPQTPVQYPPQTSPQYTPSRRLQPPLPQEQSDLISTQQQGAYAPAPQSRSFHSEQSGQVNFDILTSVQPLANPRTQQHAGYVHSSPSYSKTKIYSSQQNNHYNNLYPSLSTNQDTVDTDQTQSLNRHIPTNRQLNSFGQTMDLLDTYANFETTRRIQEQNDRANVMTVERTTPNRDHEVPIYNRPPRPITSRFAPDDLQTQGTEHDLHLNDALKLMLSPYTKNAQLGNDKVDEMKTKILSTVTDETEHLSSFVDVTTEAEEADQEIVNEERIQEDDSNDPQLDETYDENQRNVFDAAPTPDTETLSDFNSHAQTKTGRFLPRTNILLNGDQNQMYKNRNALSSDRAETEAFCSSGFDCGNGVCLSSAKICDGRDDCGNRLDEKNCKDISYDVRLSGDGDRPNVGRLEVKVFDKWGHICGDGFGINEANVFCREAGYPLGAVEVKINYNPQSQVTVGDSSNYILDELHCGGNETSIKECEFNGWDVRDCNSEQTVGLVCKLPDMKCQLNYWLCDQSEECIPTAFLCDAVKDCTDGSDESAYHCNSSIQYRLGHQKSDRKEGRVEVRYKGIWGTVCDDDFGENEAKVFCRSLGYDGAAAVIKEFTQPGEGLIWLDQVSCTGNETSLDKCTHFEWGENNCNHTEDVNVRCFEREVETNQKLTLRDPKSSFAHLNEITHSSRSDQDHCGQIRVADEPDDYDDQPVFKVIEGRVAKRGHHPWQATLRVRGRNGKSSHWCGAVLISKTHVLTAAHCLIGFTKNAYFIRLGDHHSETPEDTEVEIFIEDWHIHERFRKGHLMNNDIALIKLKSAVKFTDYIQPICLPTEDTDYTIGKNCSISGWGSTQYGKSTPSLHLRSAYIPIMSEEICKQPHNYGNSIQSGMFCAGIEGNMIDACDGDSGGPFVCQDNDENGYHSLYGIISWGQRCGDKNKPGVYTKVAEYLPWIQEKLLL; encoded by the exons atgaatttaattctgCACTTGATCTTCTGTGGATTATTTGCTAGTAGCGCATTAAGT ATTTTAGATGTAAAGACGCCAGTCAAACGGCATATTTGGAGAGGTAATTACGTTTCGCAAGCAGTAGAAGAGCCCCGATACGTACAAACGAAAGGAGGTCGAAGCGAACCGGCCATATTAAATCGCCACATATCGAAACCGCAATGTGTACCCTATGAAAACGGGATTAAGTCCCATCCAAACAGTTGCCAAATGTACGTTAACTGTGTGGACGGTCAAGTGTTTGTGGATACCTGTTCGGAGGGATTTCTGTTTAACGATGCTACCAAAGAATGTGATTTCGCTTCCGAAGTCACATGCTCATCTCTCAGACAAAATGCGCGGTTATACAGTGCGCAACAGACTTCGTACGACGATACTACTCATTACACGGACACCGATAGACAAGTGATAAGCCAATTCAAATGTCCTCACGAAGGTATTTTCGAGCATCCACATGACTGCACGAAATTCATTCAGTGCGCCCATTCGGGATTATTTGTACAATCTTGTGGACCGGGCACTATGTTCAATTCTGCGTTGCTGGTGTGTGATTGGCCCAAAAATGTCAATTGCAATAAGAACGTAAACGCAAACATTCAGTCGGAAAAACCTAGtcataaaagtgaatttccCAGTAATCAGGAGGGTCAAGACAAACGACCTGCTGGCGATGATTACGATTTTGACTTTGATGTACGAATGTCTGATACGGATTCTCG CActatcaacaacaacaacaacaacaacgatcAACACCATCGTGTTTATTCCACATCTGCAGTTCAAAATGAACATTCGCAATCATTTAATCAGCACCACAATATTCCGTCACAAACACACTCTACGAACTCACGATCAGGGCATAGAGTAAATGATCAGTATCCACAACAGAGTTATCCTCAAACGTCATCTCACACCAATGTTCAGCATTCACAACATATACCCGAAAGGGATCTGCTTCCACCTTTACGAACCATTCCTCATCACACTTCTGATACAGCTTTCACCCAACAACAAGAAACTTATCCAGCCACTTCACAAAGCCGAGCCTTTCCTCAGACACCTGTTCAATATCCACCGCAAACAAGCCCACAATATACGCCTTCGAGACGTCTTCAGCCACCACTTCCGCAGGAGCAATCTGATTTAATTTCCACTCAACAACAAGGAGCGTATGCACCAGCTCCACAAAGTAGATCTTTTCATTCTGAACAAAGTGGACAAgtaaattttgatatattgACGTCCGTTCAACCACTTGCCAATCCGAGAACACAACAGCACGCAGGATATGTGCATTCGTCGCCTTCCTactcgaaaacgaaaatttattcttcTCAACAGAACAATCACTACAATAACCTTTATCCCAGCCTCTCAACGAATCAAGACACCGTAGACACTGATCAAACACAATCGCTCAACCGACATATTCCTACCAACAGACAACTTAATAGTTTCGGCCAGACCATGGACTTACTGGACACATATGCCAACTTTGAAACTACACGAAGAATTCAAGAACAAAATGATAGGGCCAATGTGATGACCGTCGAACGAACTACCCCGAATAGAGACCACGAGGTCCCAATATATAATCGTCCTCCACGTCCAATAACGTCGAGATTTGCGCCAGATGATCTTCAAACACAGGGAACGGAACATGATTTACATTTGAACGATGCACTGAAGCTCATGCTTTCGCCATATACGAAAAATGCCCAGTTGGGGAATGATAAGGTTGACGAGATGAAGACGAAAATTTTGAGTACTGTCACAGATGAAACAGAACATTTGTCAAGTTTTGTTGATGTAACAACTGAAGCAGAAGAGGCAGACCAAGAAATTGTAAATGAAGAACGAATTCAGG AAGACGACTCAAACGATCCTCAGCTTGATGAAACTTATGATGAAAATCAACGCAACGTGTTCGATGCTGCACCTACACCAGACACTGAAACTCTTTCTGATTTTAACAGCCACGCTCAAACAAAAACTGGTCGTTTTCTACCCCGAACTAACATCCTACTGAATGGTGATCAAAACCAGATGTACAAGAATCGAAATGCCCTTTCTTCCGACAGAGCTGAAACCGAAGCATTTTGCTCGTCCGGTTTCGATTGCGGAAACGGAGTATGTCTGTCCAGCGCAAAG ATCTGTGATGGAAGAGATGACTGTGGCAATCGCTTGgatgaaaaaaattgcaaagaCATTAGCTACGACGTTCGATTGTCGGGGGATGGTGATCGACCGAATGTGGGACGATTGGAAGTGAAAGTTTTTGATAAATGGGGTCATATTTGTGGCGATGGCTTTGGCATCAATGAAGCTAATGTTTTTTGTCGTGAAGCCGGATATCCATTGGGTGCTGTCGAAGTAAAAATCAATTACAACCCTCAATCGCAAGTCACTGTTGGCGACAgttcaaattatattttggatgaattGCACTGCGGTGGAAACGAGACGTCCATAAAAGAGTGTGAATTTAATGGTTGGGATGTGCGTGACTGCAATTCGGAGCAAACTGTTGGATTAGTGTGCAAGTTACCGGATATGAAGTGTCAGTTAAATTATTGGCTCTGTGATCAATCGGAAGAGTGCATACCAACTGCGTTCTTATG CGATGCAGTGAAAGATTGCACAGATGGATCAGATGAGAGTGCTTATCATTGTAATTCGTCGATTCAATATCGGCTGGGTCATCAAAAATCTGATCGCAAAGAAGGACGTGTGGAGGTCCGATACAAAGGCATTTGGGGAACAGTATGTGACGACG ATTTCGGTGAAAATGAGGCAAAGGTTTTCTGCCGTTCGTTGGGATACGATGGAGCAGCG GCTGTCATAAAAGAATTCACGCAACCTGGTGAAGGTCTTATCTGGTTAGATCAAGTATCTTGCACTGGAAACGAGACCAGTTTGGACAAATGTACTCATTTCGAATGGGGTGAGAACAATTGCAACCACACGGAAGACGTGAACGTTCGATGTTTTGAACGAGAAG TTGAAACGAATCAAAAACTAACTCTGAGAGATCCAAAGAGTAGCTTCGCGCATCTAAATGAAATCACTCACAGTAGCAGATCCGATCAAGATCATTGTGGACAAATTCGAGTCGCCGACGAACCAGATGATTACGACGATCAGCCGGTATTCAAAGTTATTGAAGGCAGAGTAGCGAAACGTGGACATCATCCCTGGCAGGCAACACTCAGAGTACGAGGACGCAATGGAAAGTCATCGCATTGGTGTGGAGCCGTACTGATATCGAAGACTCACGTGTTGACAGCAGCACATTGCCTGATTGGATTCACGAAAAACGCATACTTCATTCGGCTAGGAGATCATCATTCTGAAACGCCCGAAGACACCGAAgtcgaaatatttattgagGACTGGCACATTCATGAGAGATTCCGGAAGGGGCATTTGATGAACAATGACATTGCGTTGATAAAGTTAAAATCGGCTGTGAAATTCACGGACTACATTCAACCGATTTGCCTGCCGACAGAGGATACAGACTATACGATCGGAAAGAATTGCTCAATTTCTGGATGGGGATCGACTCAGTACGGAAAATCAA CTCCATCATTGCATTTACGATCTGCCTACATCCCAATTATGTCAGAAGAAATTTGCAAACAGCCGCACAACTACGGCAATTCCATACAAAGTGGAATGTTTTGTGCTGGAATAGAAGGTAACATGATCGATGCTTGTGATGGGGATTCTGGTGGTCCATTCGTATGTCAAGACAACGATGAAAATG GATATCATTCACTCTATGGCATAATAAGCTGGGGTCAAAGGTGCGGAGATAAAAATAAGCCAGGCGTGTACACGAAAGTTGCTGAATATTTGCCTTGGATTCAAGAAAAGCTGTTGTTGTAG
- the LOC119079378 gene encoding uncharacterized protein LOC119079378, translating to MKTVEIIFKLLLSIIFLIHFSSGEWLPKVVLPEKIIVGYATWDQCDDKIIRAAEEGVNTIIWFSIDLLHNYTTARPYINRGPDPDCVAQIAKKLRDMNLETVHLISIGGWNALHPDTTNTAEQIFIEWKRWNSEVIAKSDLEFSGYDGIDWDIEGTDDVANERNHFKVETLDLMGKLSLLMKQDGYIVAMAPAESYLDPSTSTFDRSLRHTYSEWDPIVPNFSYRGRNTYGYLLSRYGSTVVGTAENGLEITEETFDFVTIQLYEGYSHCLYNTSILNQPASEYIQNIVQRFHRGWNVEFSSDPELLWNTTRVQVPSARLVIGLANGWADNTKFLLLNSTEVGLGYKYLEEIGLAPKGFGFWDIFDEGRATYRGDVVWLAKELNEIMNIRNSGGKYGIGSLCLILCGLIIFRYFKIC from the exons ATGAAAACAgtcgaaataattttcaaattgttgttgAGCATCATCTTTCTGATACATTTCTCAAGCGGTGAATGGTTACCAAAAGTTGTGCTACCGGAAAAAATCATTGTGGGCTATGCGACTTGGGATCAGTGTGACGATAAAATAATTCGAGCAGCGGAAGAGGGCGTAAATACAATAATTTGGTTTTCAATCGATTTGCTTCATAATTACACCACGGCCAGACCGTACATTAACCGAGGTCCCGATCCAGATTGTGTGGCTCAAATTGCGAAAAAGCTGAGGGATATGAATCTGGAAACCGTTCATCTAATATCCATTGGCGGTTGGAATGCTCTGCATCCTGACACGACCAATACTGCTgagcaaatttttattgagtgGAAACGATGGAACAGCGAAGTGATAGCAAAATCGGACCTAGAATTTTCCGGATACGACGGAATCGATTGGGATATTGAAGGTACCGATGATGTTGCGAACGaacgaaatcattttaaagTTGAGACGCTAGATTTGATGGGAAAACTTTCCCTGCTAATGAAACAAGATGGCTATATTGTGGCTATGGCACCAGCTGAATCGTATCTGGATCCCTCTACATCAACTTTCGACAGAAGCTTGAGGCACACCTATTCTGAATGGGACCCAATCGTACCGAATTTCAGCTATCGCGGCAGAAATACGTACGGGTATCTGCTGTCTCGATATGGCTCGACTGTGGTCGGAACCGCTGAGAACGGTCTAGAGATAACAGAAGAAACATTCGACTTCGTCACTATACAACTTTACGAAGGCTACAGTCACTGCTTGTACAACACTTCCATACTGAACCAACCTGCTTCCGAATACATCCAAAATATTGTTCAACGTTTTCATCGGGGATGGAATGTTGAATTTTCTTCGGATCCGGAGCTACTTTGGAACACAACACGTGTACAAGTTCCATCCGCGAGACTCGTTATCGGATTGGCAAATGGCTGGGCGGATAACACcaagtttttgttgttgaacaGCACTGAAGTTGGGCTGGGATACAAATATTTGGAGGAAATAGGCCTGGCTCCGAAAGGGTTTGGATTTTGGGATATTTTTGATGAGGGCCGTGCAACGTATAGAGGAGATGTGGTATGGCTGGCTAAGGAGTTGAACGAAATTATGAACATCAGAAATTCAGGTGGAAAGTATGGAATCGGTTCTTTGTGCTTGATATTATGTGGTCtgatcatatt cagatattttaaaatttgttga
- the LOC119079372 gene encoding facilitated trehalose transporter Tret1-like yields the protein MEEEKKQKDTELGTTEKPIPNATYWFQYVVAVSASLILLSSAVAFGWNSPAIPKLRLEDSPIPPITGGQSSWIVALMKVGSISASFCAIWLMNILGRKTLMLMAAVPLIASWILIGVATSIDVVYVSRVLSGLAYGIAYSVLPMYLGEIASDRIRGSISTLLTVMAKSGILYAYAIGPYVSVRLMAWLAIIPAAIFVTTFIWLPESPYYLIGKNEQENARKSLARLRRRSDVDEELDKMTVAVKKSQENKGTFHELFFNKGNRMSLIIILGLAVAQQLCGSQAVIAYSETIFKRVGSTLGASESTIILGVVQLVSSAVSSSIVDIVGRRPLLLVSVIGAGICNTIVGLYFFLERFEIDVTGIAWLPMTALMIFIVTYTIGMATVTFAILGEIFPKNLKSVAGPAFTITGGAFSFIVAKLFQIVSDDLGSDYTFWGFALFTYMFVPFVWFLIPETKGKSLDVILEEINLRNHKKKTIK from the exons ATGGAAGAAGAGAAGAAACAGAAAGACACTGAGCTTGGAACTACGGAGAAACCAATCCCTAATGCAACATACTGGTTTCAGTATGTAGTTGCTGTTTCCG CTTCATTGATTCTATTATCGTCTGCTGTCGCCTTCGGATGGAATTCTCCAGCCATACCAAAATTACGTCTCGAAGATTCGCCCATTCCGCCCATTACTGGCGGGCAAAGTTCATGGATCGTGGCACTAATGAAAGTCGGCTCAATATCAGCTTCATTTTGTGCTATTTGGTTGATGAACat ACTCGGTAGAAAGACGCTGATGTTGATGGCTGCTGTTCCACTAATAGCTAGTTGGATTTTAATTGGTGTAGCTACGTCAATTGATGTCGTTTATGTATCGAGAGTATTGAGTGGTCTTGCATATGGCATAGCGTATTCGGTTTTGCCCATGTACCTTGGTGAAATTGCATCGGATCGTATAAGAGGTTCAATTAGTACACTCCTCACAGTCATGGCTAAATCGGGCATTCTATATGCTTATGCGATTGGACCGTACGTATCTGTCCGCTTGATGGCATGGCTAGCAATAATTCCAGCTGCGATATTTGTCACCACATTCATTTGGTTGCCTGAGTCACCGTATTATTTGATTGGAAAAAATGAGCAAGAAAATGCACGGAAGAGTCTGGCTCGGCTACGACGACGTAGTGATGTTGACGAAGAATTGGATAAAATGACCGTGGCAGTGAAaaaatcacaagaaaataaGGGCACCTTCCACGAACTCTTTTTCAATAAAGGCAACCGGATGAGCTTGATCATCATTCTAGGATTAGCTGTGGCTCAACAGTTGTGTGGAAGTCAGGCGGTGATAGCCTAttcagaaacaattttcaagcGTGTGGGAAGTACGCTCGGAGCCAGTGAATCAACAATTATTCTCGGTGTAGTTCAATTAGTAAGCTCAGCAGTTTCATCGTCGATTGTGGACATTGTCGGACGACGACCACTGCTGTTGGTGTCAGTAATCGGAGCAGGTATTTGCAACACAATCGTAGGATTGTATTTCTTCCTAGAGCGTTTTGAAATCGACGTGACTGGCATTGCATGGTTACCAATGACAGCCCTAATGATCTTTATTGTCACATACACTATTGGCATGGCCACAGTAACGTTCGCAATTCTTGGTGagatttttccgaaaaatttaaaatcggtCGCCGGTCCTGCGTTTACAATTACTGGCGGTGCGTTCTCGTTTATTGTGGCtaaattgtttcaaattgtCTCCGACGATCTGGGCAGCGATTATACGTTTTGGGGCTTCGCATTGTTCACCTATATGTTCGTTCCGTTCGTTTGGTTTTTAATACCGGAAACTAAAGGCAAATCGTTGGACGTAATTTTGGAGGAAATTAATTTGAGAAatcacaaaaagaaaacgatcaaatga
- the LOC119079390 gene encoding programmed cell death protein 6 isoform X1, with translation MSYQGGYPGGYPGQGGYPGQQPQQGYPGQGGGYPGQQPQPGYGAPGGYQQPSAGGYAPQPAGGYAPPTAGGYPPTNVPGVSSDTQRLFGMVDRDRSGKISADELKTALVNGKGENFSDVACKLMIGMFNRDKSGTVDIHEFEKLYAYINQWLSVFKTYDRDASGHIDETELAQALGQMGFRFSQNFIKFLVGKSDPKLHKEVSVDQFIVLCIQIQRFTEAFRARDQQQNGTITINFEDFLTVALDCST, from the exons GGCGGTTATCCAGGCGGCTATCCGGGACAGGGTGGATATCCAGGACAACAACCACAACAAGGCTATCCGGGACAAGGTGGTGGATATCCGGGACAACAGCCACAG CCTGGCTATGGTGCACCAGGAGGCTATCAACAACCGTCCGCAGGCGGATATGCTCCACAACCAGCTGGAGGATATGCTCCACCAACAGCCGGAGGATATCCACCGACAAATGTTCCTGGTGTATCGTCGGACACGCAACGACTCTTCGGTATGGTAGATAGGGATCGTTCTGGGAAAATCAGTGCAGATGAGTTAAAGACGGCCTTGGTCAATGGAAAAGGAGAGAATTTCTCGGATGTAGCGTGCAAATTGATGATTG GTATGTTTAACCGAGACAAAAGTGGCACTGTGGACATCCATGAATTCGAGAAATTGTACGCCTACATCAATCAATGGCTGTCTGTGTTCAAAACCTATGATCGTGATGCGTCTGGTCACATTGATGAAACCGAATTGGCGCAag CTCTCGGCCAAATGGGTTTCCGTTTTTCGcagaatttcatcaaatttctgGTTGGCAAGAGTGATCCGAAATTGCACAAAGAAGTGTCTGTCGATCAGTTCATCGTGCTGTGCATTCAAATTCAACGATTCACTGAAGCATTCCGTGCGCGTGACCAGCAACAGAACGGCACCATTACCATTAATTTCGAGGATTTCCTGACTGTCGCTCTGGATTGTTCGACGTAA